A stretch of DNA from Telopea speciosissima isolate NSW1024214 ecotype Mountain lineage chromosome 5, Tspe_v1, whole genome shotgun sequence:
ttcttggcattgaggttggtCGCTGCTCTCGAGGTCTTAGCCTGTCCCAGAGAAAGTATATCCTTAatttacttgatgagacaggaatgttaggttgtaaacctattgatactcctatggatccccatGTCAAGTTTAGTGTTTCTGATGATAGAGTTTGGTGACATACATTAGTATCGACGTCTGGTCGGTAAACTTATTTATCTCACAGTTACTCGTCCTGATATCTCCTTTGCTGTAGAAGTTGTTAGTCAATTCATGCAGAACCCTAAGCAAATACTTTGGGATGCTGCTTGTCGCATTCTAAGATACCTCAAAAGTGCTCCTGGTAAGAGATTAGTATATTGTTGCCATGGTCATACCAACGTGGTTGGGTTctctgatgcggattgggctggttctgatggcgATAGAAGATCGACCACAGGTTATTGTACCTTCTTTGGAggaaatttggttacttggaagagcaagaaacagacgaCTGTAGCTCGTTCCAGTGCTGAAACTGAATacagagccatggctcatactgctgcagagttgatgtggattcGTTCGTTCCTTATTGAGCTTGGTTATTCTAGTGATCAgcccatggagatgtactgtgataaccaagctgctATTTACATTGTCAACAACCCTGTTTTTCATGAAcggaccaaacacattgaagttgattgtcattttgttcgtgatgcTGTTCAGAAGAAGCTCATTATCACTCCTTTTGTTCGTTCACAGTTTcagcttggagatatgtttacgAAGGCTTTGTTTTGACCTCAGTTCTTGGATGGTTGTTCCAAGATGGTCCTTGGTGATgtctacgctccagcttgagggggagtgttaagaatgtCGATTAGAATTAGTAGgctgggggtattttggtctgaTTTATACCTTAGTtatgtttctagtttatttcTTGTACTAAGGGCAGTTTTGGTATTTACCCTTGTAACTTTGttaattcattataaataatatTGCCTCTCCTCACGATTCAATTATTAGAATCGTGAGGGAGGTTCCCTTGCTCTCCCAATTGATCTCtctagttcatcttcttcttctcttctctctctccatcttctcccctcttcttctctactgaTTACACTTGCAGGTCTGAATTGTTTCAAAAACAATCCCACCCGGATCCCAGATATTGGTAGAGTCTCCATCGCCATTGCACTTAGGGAAGTCCAACCTCACAAACTTGGGCAAGAAACTGACAAAATCAGACAGCTTGGGATGATAGTCCTCAACAAGCAatatgtttgaaaattttgaatcacGGTGTGTAATAGAGGACTTCTCGCCAATGAAGCAAAGAATACCTGTGTCGCCATTAAAGTGGAGGACATCAAACCTTGGGGTGAATGATTGTTGTAATTTTGTCGGATGCTCTTGATGTTCCCAGGTCGTACATCATGGATTGGGAGTGTAGCCAAtgacttcttccttcttctagcTTGCTTTGGGCCAAACGAGAATTAATCTTCTCGAACAACTCGTTGATCCTCTCCATGATCTGCTGGTCTAATGATGATCTGTTGCTGCCTTATGATGAGAGAGCCCACATTATTTTCTAGCTTTTCCACTCGTCGATCCATGCTTGGCTTTACGGACACCGCCGCCGGATGTCCTGGTGCAATTTGGAGGCCGCCAATCTTCTCAAGATAAACTTAAGAGATAATTTAGGGGATTCCAAACTCTACTTTccttcttatatatatatatataatattaataaCCACCCACTTGATCAAGTCCTACAATAGCTCTACTTCCACTAATTTCTCCTACTAACTCCCTCCCAATAAAATTACCGACAATGGcttcccataaaaataaaactacccACGGCTTACCCACAAAGgctttttataaaaataaaattacccaTGACACGTGTGCAAAGTCCTGCACGTAACACCAGGTCTAGATCATATCTCTGTACTTTGAAACAGAAATATTACTAAGTGTTTCGTTGAAGAGCTCTCTTAAACAGAATTTTCGTAACACCAGTCCCTGCAAGAGTAACGACATTGGTTGGACCACCTTCATAGTCGAGTAGAATTGGCAAACAGATGTCCCATATGTgagaaagaagaggggaagacTTATATCATCTTTTCCCATTCTGGAGTCTCAGTATGTATAATCTTTcttgcgttttttttttttgaggtatCATGTGCTATGCATCTCCAATTTAAAGATATTTTCATTACATGGGCATTTGATCCCCAGGAGTAAGGGACTGAGTCATATGGCTGTAGGTGCCTTCCGCTATATGCTGGGAGTTTAGATAGGTATAGCTCTCTAAAAGCAGGAATTGGATTTCCAGATGATAAGTATTTGTCATCCCTCATAATGAACTAGGCCATTATGCATAAGACTTTAAATATGTCGATAGAAGAGGCTATGATGAAGAGCTGAACTGCATCCTCTGGGAATGACTTGTATTTGTGTGTCTTttcttaataataaaaaaaaaaaaaaagaaagaaagaaagttatcataaacaaaagggaaaatatcCTCACTATTTAAACAAATTTGTTTAGAGAAAATAACTATTCATTACAAATATGATGGGATTGAATTGCTGCTAAATAATGAAAGAATTAGTATTTTTAACATGAGAAcacgatgcagaaaagaattagatactcttttcatttttcaatcGTTCATGCTTGGTTCCGGCTCATGCATGAGCTACTCTCTCCATCCAAACTGACTGACTCCATGATCTTCATGCTTTCAGAGCCACTGGTCTTACTGTTCCAAGTCGTTCCTTATCAAAAGCCACTTTAGCACAAAAATTTCCATTACCTTCTTAGTCTTGGTACCTCACAATATATATGACCAGCATTTGTACACATCCCAGTGTGGAATAGCACCTTTTGTGATATAGGTTATGAGAGTACTCAATTCTTCCAGAAGATAATTATCTCCCACTTatcaatttcttttatttttatgttttttgtttatGAGAAAATGCCTTCTAGTGGAATCATGATAGGTAACTGGTCTGCCCACATTTCCATCTTTTCGTTTTTTCTGTCACTCTCTTTACCTGACAGAGAAGTTCAGCAACAgtttctcaaaaaaataaaaaataaaaatagtaattCCTTTATTCATCGTGAATTTGcatttttattcataaaaaattcATGCAATTTTTTTATAGTTCTTGAATATTGGCATCATCGCGAATTAATACTTTAGACGAAATGATTTTTGAAATTTATCATAGAAGGTTCTGAATTGTTGTTAAATTCCACATTTTGAATCATCAATTTATGCCTCATACCAATTAAGTGCTATTCAGAGTGGGACGTGGTCTACTGTTCACGGCCAACTTCACCTGGGGGTGGTTACCGGAGTGTATTAGGTCGCCTTGTGTTCAAAACAAATGACATGATACAGGAAGTCGAAGCTCCAGACATTGTGAGAAACAAGGTGTCCTTTTCTTTATTTGGGTTCCTTGATGGATGGGTTTCACTAAAAGGTAAGTGTCTTTACTTTCTAATGATGGTTTATATTTCTTTCTTCGTCTAAAATACAAATCCTCAAATCAAAGGATCCGGTCATTAGAGATGTAATTTGTGAAAAACAGAAATACTATCGATCAGTGATCACAAAAACATATAATATGTAATCCCCCCGCCCCGTCAATGTGtgccatttattttatttattgtattCTCCTATAGAGAAGGAAAGTTTGGATACTTATGACTCAGATCATTCACTTGAGTTGAACTTAGCCTAGGAAATCTTCAATAAACTTAACAAATGGTGGGTCTTCACACAACAATGTATGCCATATATTTGCAGACCTATTATTTCTACACCGTACCGATGATTGTGGATTTTAATGCATTTTAGTTTCTATATTTACATGATGTTGAATTTCTCTGGATGTATTTAATATGATTTAGGTAAACTGAAGGCCTTGGATGATAAATGGATTCAAGTAGTATTTGAGCCTCCTGAGCTGAAGCTGGGGCCATTGAAATTCCAGTATGGTGGTGAAAGTGAGGTTAAACTGGAGATTACCTATGTAGATGAGAAGATTAGGTTGGGAAAAGGCTCTAGAGGTTCTCTATTTGTCTTCCAAAGATGCAGATAAGCTCGTCTGAACATTGGCCATGAAGCTAGGGTAACAACCGCAATGGTCAAGTTCTTTTTTGTCTCATAGTGTACTCATTAGTTAATTTTACTTTGTGTATTATGTGCTTTATTCTATTATTGATAAAGTGCATTGTTTTCTTGATAAACCTATGTATATCTGTGGACTTGGAAAAACAAGAATTACAAATATTGCTGTACTATATAATTGAAATGTGAAGGCAACTTGATCATTCAACTTTAGGAATGAATAATCAAGCCAAGCCATTGGCCTAGCCCTTTGTGGGCTTGGTGGATTGGACCTACAAGCCTAAATTAGGTTAGAGGCATGGACCAGGGCCTTAATGCTTATGTGGCCACTTCAGCCAGGGTTTTaggtatcagtatcggatcAGCCATATCGACCGAGGCTATTGGTATCGGTTGTGACCGATattgatacgatattgatacatATCATTGGTATCGGccaaaatggtgttttttttgagtttttggctAATACGTATTGGTATCGAATCAGTTTCGGAACTGGGGGATAACCATTCCGATACCGTGAACTAAAACTCTGATTGCAGGTTGGGCCACCCACTATAAGCACTACTTTGGCTTCTCACACAAATATAAATGCTTTGGAAACAATTAGGGGAAGTGCCTCCAAACTCCAAAGTTAATGCAAAGTGAACGTAGATTGATGAAATGCCCCTAGTTTCCATTATAAAACTATGGCAATGGGAGGTTGATGAGATGGGTCTCTCATATGGCAAGTTTGGCATCATTTGTATGAATTTCAATTCTCTAGGGTGtcgttacccaaaaaaaaatctctagaGTGATTCTGACTTTAATCATCTTTGGCAGAAATTTGAAGTAACATTTGAAGTGTTGttcttttggggaggggggtgtGGAATACCTCCTATTTCTTCAAGCGAAAAATTCTGCTTCTCATCCCAAGAATTCTCATGGGTATCATTCACAGTAAGTATTTGTTTCTGTAAGGACAACTTCTATCCTTCCCAAAAGATCAATCTAGAAGTTGAGATGTAATACAAATGTGGCCAAATGGTCCGAGTTGGACCTTAATAAGAAAGCCCAAAGGTAATTTTGGAGATTAgcaatgatgaacccaaattcacaccgaCTAATCGAAGATCACCACATGGCATGACCCAGAATAGTGGGCAGCACAGAGTTAGGGAAGCACCATCCACtgccacccttgggcgccaacccctgGGGAGCGCGGAcctccttgggcgccaaccccttggACGAAGACCCCGGACACGACTCTTCCGAACACATCATCTCCAAGCACAAGCTCCCTCGgatcgccatcaacaagacaacatcgtaaaggactctaggccaccgcctatcaagtcacgtagtctgaacggactcatgcacCGGAAACcccatctaccacgtagatgatctatccatcaaggataccaaggCCATCAGGACACTACGTCCCACAGGAAGGTAACCTCTGAAGACACCACGTCTCTAAGGAAGGCAACTACCTAGTCTATCAATGACACCACATCTCTCGGGAAGACAACtcccaagtctatcatgacactacgtctctcagCAAGACGATTACCAGGTCTACAGTGACACCAtctctcacgggaagacaacctatcaaggataagccctactactcagggactctatctcCTACGGCAAACACtatacatcaactgggactctgcACACTgtcatacactactataaaagagAAGGTACTCTACTCCTCCAGGGATCTTGAGTTttattcactcatctgtttgctcagagaaatctaacttaggcatcgaagagtcctaggccggatccacaccggttctcctttgtcacccagggtcttttgcaggttacggcactcgaaggaccgttgagcgatttcttgacgcaacagattggcaccgtttgtgggaacgacgctagccattaccttTACTAGCTTATTTCCATATCTGATCAATCATGGCACACAGGAAGAccactccctccaccaacaatgccccgatggaggggaacggatcacctctCCCAGAGAGTTCACGTCGTAGGGTCAATGACCATGCCTCTCATGGGGAGGACATCCCAGAGAACCAACCAGGTGGGGGAGTCAACCTCAACCCGGAAGTAGCCATTGAAGCACCCGTGGAAAtagtacctgaccctaatgcaccagccactgtgggtcagatcaatgacctacagcGTCAGATCCTCGATGACCAATGACTCTTCCGCAAATACCTCAGGCAGAAGGCACCCACCGTCGCAGACGAGAGCAAAGCCCCAGgagatcacctcccaggggtgacaggTCTGAAAGGCACACTAGGCAACAGGGAGAACTCTCCCAACATCTAAGGAGAATGGCAAACGTCCCAGCACCGTCGGACcgggggagaacaccatcacaccgatccgtggtacctaaccctgaagggtccattcggaggtcggtgtttgatggtcgactagaAGGAAGACATGCACCAGGACAAAGCCGGACTTACCGTGAAGAGAGTCCCTCGCCTTCATGACAAGATTCATCACTGCATGATTCCTTCCCATCTCACCAATAGTCAAGACGGGAAGGGACTTCCAGGAGAAGGCGCAAACGGGGTCAGGACGAACAACCCACCAGGCGGGAAACGCGAGATGAAGAGATAGACCAGAGACTCCGCGAGCTGGATGAGAAattggaagggttgaagaagcagaccaagggagAGACACATTCGGTActtggacaacaccccttctcagaagagatcatgacCGTCGCActgccatccaggttcaggttacccaccttcgaactctacagtggaaccactgaccctaatgaccatatcaaccaCTTGAATGGCATGATGACtctatatggtggatcggatgtggtatcctgtcgagcattccctgcatccctcatgGGTGCAACAACTTCATGGTTCTCCCGACTACAACCACGGTCGATTGGATCatttgcagagctatgcgaacagtttgtGACCCGCTTCTAGAGCAGCGTCAAATAGAAGAAGACCACAGTCAACCTACTAAacgtgatccaaaaccctggggagtccctcagggagtatgtcagcaggttcaccaaggaatccttggaagtcagagacttggatgaccaaacccagcatgcagccctagcagggggcatcagagacatggaactaatcaaggacttggcacgtcatgagaccaagaccattaaagagctcctggagcgatgTAATGAGTTCGCCAATATGGCCCAGATAGTGCAAGCATGGAAGAAGGCAATTGAAGGTAAGgcccaagacaacaagaggtcagcaccagatgaccgtAAAGATAATAAAAGGTCGAGGACTGAGTGTCGATAGGAGAAAGGCGATCGACCGTCTAGAAGAAGTGATCGTCGATCAGAGAGAAGCGAGAGGGCAAGcagcccagagttcacacccctcaaCACCACTAGGTCACAGATGCTCAtacagatccaagaccgtgacctaatcAAATGGCCACGACCTATGCTgacaggacctgagaagcgcaaTCTTGACaagtactgcctcttccacaaggataatgggcatgacacagaggaatgctatcaactaaagagagagatagagaaccTTATGAGAGCAGGGAGCCTGGACAGGTACGTGAAGGGAAGGCTCAATGGCCGTTCGAGCCAAGGAGATCGAGGTcgagatcgagaaagagaagaacctaggagagaggaaaggagagcGGATCGAGATAGAGGAAGAGACTGCCCTAATGAGAGAAGAGATGCAGCAGAACccagtggcaccaagggagcccccatcttcaccatacttggaggaccggggcaagagccAACAAGGAAAGccaaagctcatgccaggttcgtgggagtagcagagaggCCAAGCAAAGTGgcaaagaccgagacggtgatctccttcttaGATGCAGACTTGGAAGGCGTAAGCTTTTCGCATGAGGACGCCCTGGTAGTAAACGTGGAGATAGCAAATCGCCCAATACACAGGGTGTTGATTGATACATGGGCATCCGTGGACGTACTATCCCTAGAAGCCTACCTCCAATTCAGGTTCGAAGACGACCAACTGAAACCAGAggccacttatctccatggattctcgggcgcgACAACCTCCATCAGAAgcactatagagctacccgtcacgtTTGGTGAACACCCTCGATAGGTGACCATcgtggtaaacttcatggtcgtcaggcCCATcgtgtcattcaatggcctcctaagATGACCATCCCTGACAGCCCTGAGGGGCATCGTATCTccaatccacctgaagatgaagttccccactgacaataGGGTGGGTGAAGTAcgaggtgatcaaaagaaagccagagaatgctataccaccttcgtgaagaagaacaatggcaataCACGAGGGATGGCACTGTGCGTAGAGAACTTGGTCaatgaccagagagatgaactgatagAGAAGAGAGGACGGCCGGTCGAGGACCTAGTTCCATGGCCACTCAGtaaggatgacccttccaaggtcatacaGGTTGACTCACTGTTGAgcaa
This window harbors:
- the LOC122662358 gene encoding probable plastid-lipid-associated protein 8, chloroplastic is translated as MASLALFSTFKGPEIPKSQVLFSAARPSSKPLIISFALRCQRKISGISASVSTQEVLTSPDDLVLAILSKVTETDRGVLLPKEGHREVAEVAQQLKEYCVDEPVKCPLIFGEWDVVYCSRPTSPGGGYRSVLGRLVFKTNDMIQEVEAPDIVRNKVSFSLFGFLDGWVSLKGKLKALDDKWIQVVFEPPELKLGPLKFQYGGESEVKLEITYVDEKIRLGKGSRGSLFVFQRCR